The Bernardetia sp. ABR2-2B DNA window TTATACAGATTATGAAATCAAAGAAGCAGGACTGGCAAATGAATTTTATGCTTTTACAGAAAATATAAAGCGTGAAAAAGTGCTTAGTAAAGCTGACCATGAAGCTCAAAATCTTGATGAGTTCTTGTATGTCAATAAACTAGCTCGTAATATTTCTTATCCCAAAAATAGAATTAAGGTTTTGCTTTTGGAAAATATTCATCAATCTGCAAAAGAAATGATGGAAAAAGAAGGGTATCAAGTAGAATTGCTTTCAAGTGCTTTAAGTGAAGATGAACTTATAGAAAAAATAAAAGGAGTATCTATATTAGGCATTCGTTCTAAAACAAATCTGACTTCCAAAGTAATAGAACACGCTGACAGACTTTTAGCAGTTGGGGCTTTTTGCATTGGAACAAATCAAATTGACTTAGAAGCCTGTCAAGATAGAGGAATTGTAGTTTTTAATGCGCCGTATAGCAATACTAGAAGTGTAGTAGAACTCGCCATTGGAGAAATGATTATGCTTATGCGTGGTGTTCCTCAAAGTGTCATGGAAATGCACACAGGAAAGTGGAATAAATCGGCAAATAATAGTTTCGAAATCAGAGGAAAAAAATTGGGAATTATTGGCTATGGAAATATTGGTTCACAGCTTTCTGTTGTGGCAGAAGCATTGGGAATGAAAGTCTATTTTTATGATATTGTGGATAAACTAGCCTTAGGAAATGCAACGATGTGTACTTCTTTGGAGGAACTTTTGAGTATTGCTGATGTAATTTCTTTGCACGTCGATGGAAGGGCTGAAAACTCAAATATTATTGGAAAAGAACAGTTTGATTTGATGAAAAAAGGCGTAGTATTCCTAAACTTAGCTCGTGGGCAAGTAGTTGATATTCCAGTACTCGTAGAAAACCTCAAAAGTGGTAAAATATTGGGTGCAGGTGTTGATGTTTATCCAGAAGAACCAAAAAATAATCAAGAAGAATTTGTTTCAGAATTGCGTCAGATTCCAAATGTCATTCTTACGCCACACGTAGGAGGAAGTACAGTAGAAGCACAGGAAAATATTGCACAATTTGTTCCTACTAAAATGATGGATTATATCAATGCAGGAAATACTTTTTCTAGTGTAAACTTTCCAGAGCTACAACTTCCAAAACTTCAAAATGCTCATCGTTTGATGCACCTTCATAAAAACGTACCAGGGATTTTGGCTAAGATAAATCAGACTTTTGCCAAAAACGAAGTAAATATTGTCGGGCAATATCTCAAAACTAACGAAAAAATTGGTTATGTAATCACAGATATTGATCAAAAGTACAACGAAAAAGTAATACAAGAACTTAAAGATATTGAAGACACTATTCGTTTCCGTATTTTGTATTGATAAAACTGATTAGCGAGTGATTTATATGACAATTACAGGATAATACAATTACAGAGTTCTTTACTTTTACAATAAAATTATAATTCAAGCCCTAAGAGTTTTTAGAAATTCTTAGGGTTTTTATTATTTTTTATCTAGCTTCAGATTGACTTTTTAATGAGATAAATCAATTTATAAGTTGTCATTATGATTTATGTTGTCAATTTATAGTTTTTTAAAAATTTAGTTAAGTAAAGCTATAAATTTATTCTTGTTGAGTTGAATCAATCTTTTGCCGTTGTCGGTGTCCTCTCCTCATCGATGACTTCCACAAAGATTTTCAGATGACCGAAAAAATCAATAAAAATAGTTTTTCGAATATTGGAATCTATAAGCAAAGAAAAATTGCAAAACCTTAATCTGTTTTTTCTACATCACAATAAAATCCATCAAACACCACCAAAACATTTCTATATAGATTGTGTTCTCATAGAGTAGCTTTGACAGGCTAACAAAATATAGTTCTTAGTGAGTAGTAGTAGTTTAGTCAAAGTAAAACAAGCACTCAAAAACATTTTTTAAACTATATAACGACCAACTAAATGGCTTCTAGATTTTTTGTCCTCTTCGATGATATTGCAATACTTATGGACGATGTAGCTGTCATGAGCAAGTTAGCAACAAAAAAAACAGCAGGAATTCTTGCTGATGACTTAGCTGTAAATGCTGAAAAAGCGTCAGGTTTTGTTTCAGCTAGAGAAATACCTGTTTTGTGGAAAATAACAAAGGGTTCTCTCCTAAATAAAATAATTATTTTACCTGTCGTATTTTTATTGAGTGCTTACTTTCCTGTAGCTATTGTTCCTATTCTTTTGATAGGAGGGTTGTATTTGTCTTATGAAGGTGCAGAGAAAATATATGAGTATTTATTTCACAAAAAGGATGATAAAAAAGACATTTCATTAAATACAGAAATGACACCTGCTCAAATAGAAGAGTATGAAAAGGAAAAGATAAAGTCAGCTATTATTGTAGATTTTATTCTTTCTGTTGAGATTATAATTATAGCATTAAGTACCATAACAGATAGCCCTCTCAACATACGAATAATAGTAGTAACAATAGTTGCACTTATAGCCACTGTTTTTGTCTATGGTCTTGTTGCCCTTCTGGTAAGGATGGATGATTTAGGTTATAATTTAATTGCTAAAAGCAAAACTAACGAAGGTATTTTAAATAAAATAGGAACTGCTCTTGTCAAAACATTACCATTTATAGTTAGAAGTTTAGGGGTAATAGGTACATTTGCTATGATTTTGGTAGCAGGTGGAATATTTGTTCACAACATTGAACACGTACATCATCTTGTTGAAAGTTTGCCTTTGCCTTCTATCGTAAGTGAATTTATTATTGGTCTGATTATAGGATTTATATGTTTATTTATTACCAAGATAGTTTTGAAAGTTATAGGTAAAAACGATTAACATTAAACTTATTGTATATTCTAAATCTACTTATATCTATATTTTATGAAAAGAAAAACCCTAAATTCTTATTACAAGAGTTTAGGGTTTGTGCATTATTGATAAATATACTTGTTTTACCTTCTTCTGCCTGAATAACTCATTGCTTCTCCTTTACCAAAGGCATAGCTTACACCAAGAGTTATGAATCGTCCACGTTGTCTAAAATTATAACTTTCGAAAGTTGGTTGATTTACAAAGTTTTCTTGAATCCTAGAAGCAAATACATCTCTAACCCCTAGATTACCAACAATTTTACCTTTAAGAAACTTTTTTCGTACGCCTATATCCATAAAGGCAAAACCACTTTGTTCTCCCTGTACAGTCTCAAAACCAGAACGGTAATTTCCTGTTATTTCAAAATCAATATCAGCAGGAAGTTTTATTTTTGAATCCAAACGAGCCGACCATTGGCTACCAGTAAAGTCAAAATTTTGATTTTCAAAAACTCCTTGACGGTCAAAATAAGTATAATTAAAATTACCATTGAAAGTCAGCCACTTTACAGGGCTATATTTTCCGTTTGTTTCGAAACCTATAAGCGAGTTTGTTCCAATATTTTGAGGTGTCGTAACAGTAACATTATCAGAAAAAGTAGAAACTCGTTCCACTACATCGGTCGTATATCTGTGATACAAACTAGAACTCATAGTAGCGTCTCCAATCTCATAAATACTTGTAATTTCATACGAATCTGTAAATTCGGGTTGAAGGTCTGGATTACCTGCACGAATATTAAAGTTGTTTCTGATGTTAAAGAATGGATTCAAATCCCATAATCTTGGTCTAAAAATACGTCTAGAATATCCTGCTTGTAATGAAAAAGTTTCTGATGCTTTATAAGAAGTATGAAGAGAAGGAAAAAGATTAGTAAAATTTTGTGAGTTTGCTTCGTTTGTTGTTACTAATAGAGTTTGAAGGTCTGTATTTTCTACACGTAAACCTGCCTTAACTCCCCATAATTTATTTTCAAAAGCACCAGTCATATAAACACCTAATACTTTCTGATTCCACTCAAAGCTATTGGTAAAGTTTAGGTCAGTTACATATTCTCCGTTCTCAAAATTCTGTACTTCAAAATCATTTCCTACATCATTGATTACGTACAATGCTCCTGTCTCTAGCGTATAATTTTTTGATAATGGATTGACATAATCTGCCTTAAATGTATAATCTGTTTGATTAAAAGTAGTAGCTGTAAGCTGATTAGTATCTACATTTTCGCCTTCAATAGTCTTATCAATAAAGATAGAAGAAAGGTCTTTTGCAAAAGAACTTCCCAAAGCACTTATCTGAAATGTATGGTCTTCATTATTCTTAAAGGTCTTTGTCCAATTCAATTCATATTGCCATTTTGGATTTGTAGCTTCAGTTTCTTCATTACGTACCCATTGAGAAATAAGTTGATTTTCATCCAAAAAACTAAAATTAGTTTCAGAGGGCTGGTCTTCTATTTCGTAGGCAAAATTTCCTGAAAGCGTAAAGACATTGTATTTATTCAAATGATAATCTGTTCCCAGTCTAATATTGAAGAAGGTTTCATTTCTAAATTCTTCTCCATCACTCAAAATAGTTCTTCCATTCAATAAATTTCTATTAGTAGCTTCTGTCATTCTTGGTCTTGAACGATAACCAGCCCCAAATTGAGTAAATAAATTGAACTTTTCAGTACGACGATTTATACTTCCTCCAATACTATGGTTATCAGGAATACCGGTATTTGCAGAAATAGAACCATTCCAGCCCTCTTTTGATTCTTTTTTGAGAATAATATTCAAAATCCCTGATGTTCCAGAGGCTTCATACTTTGCAGAAGGATTTGTAATTACTTCAACACTTTCAATCATATCTGCCGTAATCGTACCCAACGCATTACCCGAATCATCTGCTAAAATAGAAGGCTTTCCATTGATAAGAATCTGTACGCCACCACTTCCTCGCAAACTAATTTCTCCTTCAATATTTACATTGACCGAAGGTACATTATTCAAAACCTCAAGCGCACTTGCTCCAGTGCTACTTAGGTCTTTTCCAACCATAAAAACACGTTTATCTAATTGGAAAATCGTCTTTGAAGTTTCTCCTTCTACTACAATGGCATCTAGCATTTTTGTATCTGGAGCAAGTGAGACCGTTCCCAAATCTATCTTATTATTGATGATTTCAACTTCTGTTATATCTTTGGTTTGGTATCCCATAAAACTAATTTTGATATAAAAATCAGTTTTGGTAGTGGAAATAGAAAAATTTCCCTCTTCATCGGATATAACACCTGTAATGAGTTCTTCCGTACTAGTTTTGTAGAGTGCAACAGTAGCATAAGGAACAGCTTGAGCAGTTTCTTCTTCAACTAAATTGCCAAAAATCTCAATTTTTTGTTCTTGAGCAGTAGCCAAACCACTCCAAATAGAAAATAAAAATAAATAAATAATTTGCAGTAGATAGTGTTTCATTGTATTTCAATATTTAATTATAAATTTTAATCACAACTTTTTATTTGCAAAAGTTGTTTAACTTTTTGCTTTTTTTGTGAAACAAAATAATTGTTAGAGTGCTAGTAAAGCGTAAGGTAAGTATATAAAATAACCTTCTTCAAATAATAAATTATTCAAAGAAGGTTTTATATAAAGACTAGTTTGTTGCTTTTCCTCTAAGGTCAGAGTTTTGGTTACTATTTTTTTTCTAGTGTTTGCATAGGTTATTTTCTAATCAAATTTAGCGAGACATTAATTCAATTTTTTTACAACAAATTCGTATAACTTGTCCATTTTCAAACGTATAAATAATATCATCATTTTCTTTTGGATTGTTTTGTAAAAGAAAATTATCATTAACTTCTCTAATTTTAGAAGGGAAAAATGTAATTTCTGATAAGTCTTGATTTTCATTCAAGTTATTTTCTTTAACCTCATTATTGAAGAATAAATAAGAAACTGACTTATGAACTAAAATTAAGTTGTTTACTTCATTTTTATCTACCCAATTGTCATTTGATTTTTTCCATTCCATTTTAATTTCTTGTTTTAAAATAGAATATTCAAAACTTAGAAAATCAAAATTGTTGTGTAAATCAAAATGTTTTTCTTCAAAATTAAGAGCATAATTTTCTATTATTTCAAAATTTGTTTTCATTATTTTTTTAGTATAATTCTGACAGCTTGGAAGCTGACAGCTACAGAAATTCACTAATCACTAAACGTTAATAACTAATCACTACTTCCCCACTCTTATTTTAAACTCATTCAATTTCAAAAGTGCTTCCACAGGCGATAGGCGATTAATATCTAAGGCTAAAAGTTCGTCTTTCATTTTTTCTAAGGCTGGGTCAGAAGTTTTGCTTTCTTCAAAGAGATTATTCTGATAAAATTCAGTTTTTGGAGCAGCTTTTAATGTTTCTTTATCCTTTTCTTTGAATTTATTGGTTTCAAAATGGTGCATCATTTCCGATGCTCTCAAAACCACTTTTTTAGGCATTCCTGCAAGTGAAGCTACATTTATTCCAAAACTATGTTCACTTCCTCCCTCTTTTAGTTTTCTAAGGAAAATAATTTTCCCTCCTACTTCTTTTACCGAAACATTGTAATTTTTTATTCTATCAAACTCATTTTTAAGTTCGTTGAGTTCGTGATAATGGGTTGCAAAAAGTGTTTTGGGTTTTGCATTAGGAAGAGAATGTAAATATTCTACAATCGCCCACGCAATCGAAATTCCGTCATACGTACTTGTTCCACGCCCTATTTCGTCCATCAAAACAAGACTTCTATCACTCAAATTATTCAGAATACTAGCCGTTTCAGACATTTCTACCATAAAAGTAGATTCTCCTTTGGCAATGTTATCAGACGCTCCAACTCTAGTAAAAACTTTATCTACAACACCAATTTTGGCACTTTTGGCAGGAACAAAACTTCCAATTTGAGCCATCAAAACAATCAAAGCCGTTTGACGAAGAAGCGCAGATTTACCAGCCATATTAGGGCCTGTTATGATAAAAATCTGTTCACTTTCAGGATTCATTGTTATATCATTCGGAACATACTGCTCTCCAATCGGCAATAGTTTTTCAATAACTGGATGCCTTCCTTCTCTGATTTCTAAACTATTATCATCACTAATTTCAGGTAAAGCATAATTATTTTGCATTGCTACTTCTGCCAAGCTACAAAGCGCATCTAACATCGATAAATACTTGGCATTTTGCTGAATTACCTTTACGTATTTTGCCACTTCTGAAACCAAATTGTGATATAGCGTATATTCAATACTCGCTATTTTTTCTTCTGCCGTAACTATCTTCTCTTCCCACTCTTTGAGTTCTGGCGTAATGTAACGCTCTGCATTGACAAGGGTTTGCTTACGAATCCACTCCGAAGGAACTTTACTTTTGTGAGCATTACTGACTTCAATATAATATCCAAAAACTTT harbors:
- the serA gene encoding phosphoglycerate dehydrogenase → MNPTQDKTTDIQKYFIIDFDSTFTKVEAMDELCQIALQNHPEKKERLSQIQSLTDQAMDGNLSFRESLHKRIAILEANKSHLPELIEKLSEKVSESFKRNQTFFDTYKDTILIVSSGFKDFIVPIVTKFGIKIENIYANEFTFDSDGEINGFNASNVLSEDNGKVKLLKKLNLQGDIYVIGDGYTDYEIKEAGLANEFYAFTENIKREKVLSKADHEAQNLDEFLYVNKLARNISYPKNRIKVLLLENIHQSAKEMMEKEGYQVELLSSALSEDELIEKIKGVSILGIRSKTNLTSKVIEHADRLLAVGAFCIGTNQIDLEACQDRGIVVFNAPYSNTRSVVELAIGEMIMLMRGVPQSVMEMHTGKWNKSANNSFEIRGKKLGIIGYGNIGSQLSVVAEALGMKVYFYDIVDKLALGNATMCTSLEELLSIADVISLHVDGRAENSNIIGKEQFDLMKKGVVFLNLARGQVVDIPVLVENLKSGKILGAGVDVYPEEPKNNQEEFVSELRQIPNVILTPHVGGSTVEAQENIAQFVPTKMMDYINAGNTFSSVNFPELQLPKLQNAHRLMHLHKNVPGILAKINQTFAKNEVNIVGQYLKTNEKIGYVITDIDQKYNEKVIQELKDIEDTIRFRILY
- a CDS encoding DUF808 domain-containing protein, whose product is MASRFFVLFDDIAILMDDVAVMSKLATKKTAGILADDLAVNAEKASGFVSAREIPVLWKITKGSLLNKIIILPVVFLLSAYFPVAIVPILLIGGLYLSYEGAEKIYEYLFHKKDDKKDISLNTEMTPAQIEEYEKEKIKSAIIVDFILSVEIIIIALSTITDSPLNIRIIVVTIVALIATVFVYGLVALLVRMDDLGYNLIAKSKTNEGILNKIGTALVKTLPFIVRSLGVIGTFAMILVAGGIFVHNIEHVHHLVESLPLPSIVSEFIIGLIIGFICLFITKIVLKVIGKND
- a CDS encoding outer membrane beta-barrel family protein; translation: MKHYLLQIIYLFLFSIWSGLATAQEQKIEIFGNLVEEETAQAVPYATVALYKTSTEELITGVISDEEGNFSISTTKTDFYIKISFMGYQTKDITEVEIINNKIDLGTVSLAPDTKMLDAIVVEGETSKTIFQLDKRVFMVGKDLSSTGASALEVLNNVPSVNVNIEGEISLRGSGGVQILINGKPSILADDSGNALGTITADMIESVEVITNPSAKYEASGTSGILNIILKKESKEGWNGSISANTGIPDNHSIGGSINRRTEKFNLFTQFGAGYRSRPRMTEATNRNLLNGRTILSDGEEFRNETFFNIRLGTDYHLNKYNVFTLSGNFAYEIEDQPSETNFSFLDENQLISQWVRNEETEATNPKWQYELNWTKTFKNNEDHTFQISALGSSFAKDLSSIFIDKTIEGENVDTNQLTATTFNQTDYTFKADYVNPLSKNYTLETGALYVINDVGNDFEVQNFENGEYVTDLNFTNSFEWNQKVLGVYMTGAFENKLWGVKAGLRVENTDLQTLLVTTNEANSQNFTNLFPSLHTSYKASETFSLQAGYSRRIFRPRLWDLNPFFNIRNNFNIRAGNPDLQPEFTDSYEITSIYEIGDATMSSSLYHRYTTDVVERVSTFSDNVTVTTPQNIGTNSLIGFETNGKYSPVKWLTFNGNFNYTYFDRQGVFENQNFDFTGSQWSARLDSKIKLPADIDFEITGNYRSGFETVQGEQSGFAFMDIGVRKKFLKGKIVGNLGVRDVFASRIQENFVNQPTFESYNFRQRGRFITLGVSYAFGKGEAMSYSGRRR